Below is a window of Arabidopsis thaliana chromosome 2, partial sequence DNA.
GATTTCCAGATTTTGCTCTCTCTCCAAGGTAGTGGCAGCAGCAATGGAGATCCTTCTTGTTCTGCGGGTGATTCTGCAGCTGCTGGGtttcttcattctcttttaTCTTCCGTGTGTCCATCTCTTCCGGTGTCTATCTCGCCGGATCTCACGGCGGCTTTACTGTCAAAGGATAAAGTTAACGCCTTTGGTCTGATGGAACCGTGCTCTGTTTCGAATGAGAAAAGATCTGTGCGAGCTTATGGGATTTATCCAAAGACTTCGTTTTTCAATCATGATTGTCTTCCTAATGCTTGTAGATTCGATTATGTTGACTCTGCTTCTGATGGTAATACTGATATCATCATTAGGATGATTCATGATGTTCCTGAAGGTAGAGAAGTTTGTTTAAGCTACTTCCCTGTGAACATGAACTATTCGAGTAGACAAAAGAGATTGCTTGAGGATTACGGTTTTAAGTGTGACTGTGATCGGTGCAAAGTGGAATTTAGTTGGTCTGAAGgtgaggaagatgagaatGAGATTATGGAAGAGATGGAGGATCaagatgaacaagaagagatgGAAGATTCAGTAGgtgagaatgaagaagaagtttgtggAAATGGTGTGGATGATGAATCTAATTTTCCTCATGCTTACTTTTTTGTGAGATATATGTGTGAGAAGGAGAATTGTTTTGGCACTCTAGCTCCGCTTCCCCCGAAGACTCATGATGCTTCGAGAGTTCTTGAATGTAATGTTTGTGGAAGCGTTAAGGAGGATGAAGTTGGCGTAAATCAATGAGGAAGGTTAGCTTAAAGAATTGATCAGCCGAAAATCTCAAGCTTGTTTGATGCAGCCAGACCCAAACAACAAGAGACTTGTCTTGGACCACATCGTTAATCaatgttgtttgttgtttgatgtttacttttttttttttactcagtTTTGAAAATTCGATAAGTATTCTAGCTCTAGAATTCCATATctaggttttttgttttctcctagATAGTCTGAAGAATCAATTGTAATGGTCTGTGGAATTACACGGAAACAGTTTTGTTGTAATAATGGAGCATCAGTTTTCTTTGGTTGAatgaaaaatcataatttttttgactttttaagtTGAAAACTGCAGAATTACATGGCTTGATGATGTTTGCATTGTTAATCTCTATTACTCTTCAGTGTGCTCAGTGCCTGAAACCATAGCTTCCTTGATAGGGATCAATGTATTGGTAAACCAAATTGTGTAATAGTTTTTCCATAAAATAGATTCAATAGAACCAgtgtaacaaaaaattattaggGGGCTCTGTTTTAAGGTCGCAACATGACGGTGACACAAACATTTTTTAGTGATTAACTTGTTCTCATTCTGTTCCAAGTTCAACAACACAAACTGAGTTTTTTGGCTTCTCTATCAGAGAACTAATGTGATTCTACAACACAACCTGCTCTGACTGACTTACTCTGCTATGTTCTGTTTTGCTCTGCTCTGTTCTCACTTCCACGTCTCTGTTTTTGTCATTGACATTTCGACTTGTAGGAACTTAAACATTTAGTGGATTGACTGGCAAGATTGATCCAACCTTTTCCAATCTTACATCCATAAATaagttgatattttttctggtttttattTGGCAAACACTAATGCACCCTAGGGTTcaatgagatatatatatattacactAACACAAGTACACAACCAAATGTTATTGTAGGGACTTGTAATAATTTAACAGACCCAGATTCCTCACAAATTCTACCAAATTTGCGAGTCATTCAAGCTAGCAAACATTAtcatctataaataaatagttttctaAACATAGTAAagaacataattttaaaattcgaAACGTTCCTGATAAATTTTCTTCTCACATTCTAAAGAACAAAAGTATAGATCAGCTCCGTCCTCGGGAAGCGTACGAACGAAAGGGAGCTTGCATCGAGAGTTGCACACGCAGCAAAGTGGTCTACAAATAGAGTGGTTGGATACAAATGTTCCTATCCATGTTAACGCTCCTGGCATGGAATATGCGTAAGTATCTATAACGCAGGAAATATGCAATGTGATCCCACACTCATTGCATGTATAGAACCATTTTTCTGGGTTCACAGTTGTTTCGCATGCTTCACACCAATATTTGCCAGCCACGCCCATTTCGCCATAAGATaagaagagaggatgatcgTCGTACCTATGCCTCATTACCTTTTGCGGTAAAATAGCACACTTGAAGCACAAACCAAATTCACAATCATCGCAACTCAATTTCCCGTCTCCATCACACTCACTACAACGTTTGGAGTGATCTGTAGAGTAGTGTAAAGGATGTTGATGGCTTTTGTGCTCAAATGGTTCTGTAACTGTAGCGCACCGTACATCTATCCTTAATTCCTTAGATTCATAGGAGAAACCGGTGAACAGTTGACGGCAAATACTACACCTATGTAACAAGTAGGTGCCATAATTTGGGGATAGTTCGAGTGGCTGGTTGTGGCACACATGACGTTTCTTTAAAGGAAGCTTGGCACATTTTTCGTGGATTATGAAATCGCATCTCTTTCTCGCGCAAGCGTAGAACGGTTCTGAACAAATCTGGAAGACACATGCGGTACAAACTACACTTTCTGGTAGATTCCAGCCACGGTAAATTCGTAAGTTATGCTTATGGCCGTAATGGTCTATCGTGTTGTCATCAATCACCTTGAATGGCGcagtttcctcttcttcggGTGTCCCTTCCAGTTCGATCATGTCCCATACATCCCTTCTGGTTGCGCATCttgaatgaacaaaataatcaaaacatttgGAGCAAGAATAAGCCCCGTAGAACCCATCCACATTTTTACGACAAACTCTGCATTTCCCGTCTCCATGTCCGAGGCGAGGGGTGTAAGAGATGCGGTGGTCGTGGCGGTTGATGTTTATGACGCGAGGTAGATCGATACATTCCCGATGAATCATGAAATTGCACTGAAGACAGAAATAAGGGCTACGGTCACCTAGCGTCCCACAAGCATTGCAAGTGAAGTCAATGCGTCTTGGAACAAGGTGAAGTTGATGTTCATGGGTCCTCGGGCTTTTAACAAGAACCGGTGGTGGGTTTTTCATACATGATCTGCATATGCTAAAATTACAAACACCACAGTGGTGAAGCTGGCGATGGATTCCATCAAACTCCTCGCGGCAAAGAAGACATTTCTTGTCGGCGTAACCAGGGACTTCATATCTAAGTGACTTGAGTGGGTGTTGGGGGTGAGAAGTGTGGTATGCTTCTGGACTATTATGATCGATACAATCCAGACTGATGAAAAACTCGCATTGATGACATGTGTAGAAATGTTTCCAGCTATTATGTTGATGGCCACACCCTTTGCAATCTCTGAGTGTTTCGTGCGCTTCATGGGAGAGTTGGAGTGGATGCTCGTGTAGGTAGGAGTTTTCAGCAAGAACAAGTAGGGCTGGTCTCCTCGCGCAAATCAAATCCAACTGGAAATCACATTTGTTACAGCGATAACCGACACTGAAAAATTCTCCACAGAAACTACAATTAGAAACTCTGGTATGTAGGAGGATCAGCTTGAGAGGATGGACTGGATGGTAAGGGTGGTCGATTTCTGGTAACGGCTTGGCGCACTCTTCATGGAACACAACATCACATCCCGGCTCATTGCATCGGTGTCCTCCGTAAATGTAACTGCAACCGGGATGTTTGGAAATGAAGCTTGTATTATCTTCATCGGTCGAGTAGCATCCTTTACACTTGGTGAACTCGAAGCGTGTAAAAGGTATCAACGGATGCTCATGAAATGGTAACAATTTTTCAAGGCGGGATGCTTCTTCGTCCATGCCTTCATTAAACAAAGCTAGAAAGTTTTCCATGGTGATGTTTTCTTACTTCCACCAAAACACAAAGCTCTTCTCTTCTGCACTAGTTTCAGActtggtttcttgtttttctctctttcttttctttcaggATTTTTTTTCAAGTGGTTTATCATTTTCAGACTTTGCAAATAGTTAATATGAATTCGCACCACAGAAATGATTCTTTTCATTACTGAGATTGAGACCACATGTGTTGGCTTCATCCTTGCATTATTTAATTAACTCAGACCACATATGTTGACTCTGCAACTATTGTGTCCGgccaaaacataaataattgaatgaatacaaaaaaggttttttcTTGCATTAAATGGAATAGAAGTTTATGGATAGAATAGTTTAGAATTTAAATGGATGGAACTGTACATTTTGTGGAAAAAACAGTTTGAAGTCTGAACCACACAACTCCTTGGCCAAGTAGCTTTGGAGGTAGACTTTGCTGCATTCAAGTCTCTGAAACCAAAGTTTTATTATTGTATTGCATCCACTAACTTTTATGTAATTTCAGACCAaaagatttgtatttttgtctttaagaCCAGGATTGGGccaatctttgttttttaatttttatacaGCCAAAAGTAAGTTCTATTTCCACCATCAGATTGTATAACCCATTTGAATAACACTATAAagttaacatatatataccatcTGAAACATTCGAAGAATCATTTGTCAAATCACATGTATTCAAATCACTCAGagcaaattttgattaataaagaaGTTAAAAAGACATACTGCGTATACATGAGCTGCTCTTGCTTTAGCACAAAACAGAGACCAGATTCCAGTTCCAGCTCTAATGTCAAGAAACTTGTTCTTTTAAATATCCTGTTAAGAAATTCTGTTTCTAAGATCATTGAGACTGCTGCTGACTGGATTCAAAAGATTGATAATTGTGGAAAAAGCGCATAAGCTtgaggttaaaaaaaaactattgtaaaacaTACTTTTGGAATTAAATGGTACaaagtttttcttcattaaaaCATGCCTTACCAATCACTACTAGAGTAGTTATTAGAGCGGTTGAAATTATAATAACAGTTTAAAGAACAAATGTATAAAACAACATCGGCTTTGGAAACGACCTTAACAATGGAAGGAAGCTTGCATTGAGAGTTACACACATAGCAAAATGGTCTACACATAGAGGTGTTGGATACCACCAAGTCTTCCTCCCATCCTATTTTGGAACCTGGCATATAATATGAGAAGTCTCCCACAACGCATGAAATATGCAATATGACACCACAATCATTGCATGTATAGAACCATTTCTTCGAATTCACTTTTGTTTCACATGCTTCACACCAGTATTCTCCATCCACACTACTTTCACCACACGACAAGTAAAGAGGATGATCGTCGTATCTATGCCACTTTACTTTCTGCGGTAAAAGAGCACACTTGAAGTCCAAACTATAGTCACACTCATCACAGCTAAAGCTTCCTATATCTAGATCCATGTTTTTGCCACATTCCGTACAAGACTTAGAACTACGTTTCGAAAAGTATAAGGGATGTTGATGGCTTTGGTGCACCAATGGTTCTCGAATTGAACCACATCGTACATCTAGAGTAACCATACGAGTAAGACACTCGTACCTGAAACCGGTGAAACTTTGCCAACAAAGATCACATGAAGTTTCGTCTGAAGTATCATTTGTGACTAGGGTAAATGGTAGGTTGTCGCAAACATGCCGTTTCTTCCGAGGCAGGTTAGCACATTTTTGGTGGAGAATGAAGTCACAATTCTCGCAACTGTAGAACGCATCTGAACAGATCTGGAAGACACATGCTTTACATAGTGTGCTTTCATGGAGAATCCTCCCATCCTTGTTGATTACTAAGTTATGATCATGGCTAAAATGTTTGATCGTGTTATCATCAATCACCTCGAATGGCGCATCTTCCTCTGGCTCTTCGGGTGTCCCTTCTAGCTCTATCATGTCCCATACATCCTCGTCCGTTGCGCATCTCGAGTGAACAACATAGTTAGAACATTTTGAGCAAGAATAACCCCCGTAGAAGCCATCAACCTTTTTACGACAAACCCCGCATGTATTTTGCCCATGTCCAAGACGACGAGTGTAGGAGATGCGATGATCGTGGCGGTTGATGTTTATGACGCGGGGCAAATCGATACACTCCCAATGAATCATGAAGTTGCATTGAAGACAGAAATAAGGGCTTTGATCAGCTTGAGTCCCGCAAGCATTGCAAGTGAAACCGAGAGGTTttgaaagaagataaagttgATGCTCATGGGTGGTCGGGCTTACAACACTAAGCGGCGGTGGGTTTTCCATACAGCCGCCACATATGGTAAAGTTACAAACATCACAGTGGTGAATTCGTCCGTCAAACTTATTCCCGCAAAGAAGACACTTGTTGTCGGCGTAATCGGGTGCTTCTTCACATCTAAGGAGCTTGAGTGGGTGTTGGGGGTGTAAAACGTGGCTAGCTTGTGGAAAAAGTTTGGTACACTCCACATGAAAGCGTAAATCGCATTTATTACATTTGTAATGAACAGCATCGAAAACTCCCCATTTGCATGTTTTGCAAAGTTGCACAAAACCGTCACGGGTTCCATCAGAGAGCTGAATCGGATGCTCGTGGACAGTGGATTCTTCAAGAATAAATTCCAAAGGCAACCTCGTCGCGCAACGAAAATCCAACTTGAAGTCACAAATCGAACAAAGATAACCATTTTCAAACGAAGATGGACACTGGCTACAAGAAGCAAGTGGTTCGACATTTATGAGGAGCTTTAGAGGATGGTCTGGATGAGAATAGTGGTTGATTTCTGGTAACGGGTCGGCACACTCTTTATGAAACACAGATTCACACCCCAACTCATTGCAATGGTAGCCTCCATATATGTAACCAACATACCCACACCCTTTACAAGCCTTGTAGGAAAAACGAGTAAAAGGTAACAGCGGATGGTTATGAATTGGTGGTACCTCTACTTTTTCCATGGTGATCCAAATCAAACCACAGATCTCTTttgtgatgtttttcttttctatttttgtttctatcgGATCTCTCAAAGTGGGCATATAACGatgaataatcaaataatgCATATGATCAAAATTAATGCCATACCACGTGAAATATTGATTATTGTTGCCACTGAGATCCAGCGTCCACGCCATGTGAAACAACTAAAGTCTGACCCAAGGCGATACTTCCAAGGCCTGACTATATCcaatttttaaagtttgttaTCGATCCTTCTCTACATCTGAATGAACTTGTTTGTAAGCGGTCAAATCAAATTGTAATTAGTTGTGTGATATATACACTATTGTCGTATTTGCTTAGGTTTCTTGAACCAAACGAATATTGTGGTCGAGAGGAACAAGAAACTATCATAGAGGAAGAGACGCacagtgagagagaaagagagagatggttaATATCTAATTCTGAAACATAAGCAGCAATAATGGAAACAGTAGAGATACAAATGAGATTTGTCCATCTCAGCCTCAAGATGATGAAAGGTACTTGTGGGGGATTTTACATCCTCTGAGAGCTTTTAGCGCATCTTATAGAAGTGGGTCCTTGAGATATTGCAATGTTGGCCGTTCAAAGAATAGCTGAGCTTTATGTCGACGTCTCTGggattctttttgttttgtgcaaTGGTCATGCTTCCTGTGATTGTTTCACCCTCGCATATGGTTAACACATCTTCCAGGTACAGCACAGTTTGTTTCCAATGCGTAGCCCGCGATTTCGGTCCTGCATTGCATGTTGTGACTTGTAATGTGAGTACCAAACATTGACAAACATCAACATATTTCACTCATGTTTAGGGAAGTCGAACCTGTTGAGAAACCCATCTTCTTGTGACACATAGTGAATGACACATCGAAGTAGGCTACAAGGGCATGGATATGGTCATTTCGTTGTGCGACGAGCTTAAACGGAGCTGTGAAGGAAGCATCTCCAGCAGCCATCTTAGAGATATCCATTGTCTTTagtcaaaaaaaacaaaggccAACAACAAAAGGAATATGCATTAGCTACAGAAAATTAGGGAGATGTAATTAACTACTACAGCACAATCTTACTTACCTTCAGCAGCTTGCTATCAGTCACGATTTGGTTACCATCAACGGTGTCAACAAGCGGTTCTGTAATTGCTCTTCTCTTGATGCACGACATGTCAAACCCATACACGTCGTCCCAAACTGTACATGAAACGACAAGAAGCAAAGCCGATTGCAAAAAAATCAGGTTTCGAAGATAAATGTTagcaaaaagaaagacaagatCTTTCATATTACTCACACTCTACTTTGTCGTCTTTATAATGAGCATCCTCAATGGCAGTAACATAAAGAGAAGCTTTATCTGGTAGAACAATTCCACCATCAACCTAACCCAAAAGGAACCAAAAGCACACAAAACTGTTCAAAGCTATGATGAAACCATCATCAACATAAGAACACAGAAAACTCTCACTTACAAGCCATTTATTGCGAGCATACAAGACGGTGTCAAGCATATTTTCATACAACAGAAAGTAACCCATCCATTCAGAGATAATCACATCCACTTTAGGAACTGGAAGTTCGATCTCCTCAATCTTCCCTTTCAAAACCGTTATAACtgccaacaaaacaaacacaaacacttgTTTCAGCCAACTACCATCAGATCATAAACCATTTGAATAACACTCTAAACACATACATACCATCTGAGAATCCATTCGACTTAACAATCTCCTTTGCTGTGTCAGCCATTTGAGAACACTCAACCTAAGAATCATTAGTCAAATCAGATCAATAAGAGCCAAACTTTGATTAACGGAGAAGATAAAGAGACATACTGCGTAAACGTGAGCTGCTCCTGCTTTAGCACAGAAGAGAGACAAGATTCCAGTTCCAGCTCCAACATCAAGAACAATTTTGTCCTTGATAAGAAACTTGTTCTTGTAAATAACATCTTGATAACTCTTTGTCCTCACTACATCCTTTAACATTtcctaataataataacatcaCCATAGAAAAACTGTTATACACATTGCCTAGGTTTCAGAACAAaggattcaaaacaaaacaaaaaagcagGAGACTTTACTTACTTCATGAATACCTGcaaaaatcaatcaattgGAAACAGAGTAAGCACTTTGCAGAGAATAAGATAACATGAAGAAAGCAACATTATATAATGAAAGTTCAAGGGTTTATACCGAAATGAGAGTAAGAATCGAAGTAGTAATCGGCGCTGGTAATGTCATCAGCAACATCGGCATTGTTGTCATCTCCATCGTGCATTGATTCATCAGCATCCTCGAAGTGTAACTTCGTCGTCTGAGTTTCATCAGAgccgttgttgttgttctccGTACTAGTCATTTTTTGCGGCAAAGAGAGAGGTTTTGGATGGCTAACAGATTCGAATAAGCAAaaagatttagggttttaggatGGATACGAACTttatgttatgtgtatgattctATTTCAGCCGCCGGTTCAATTGTTTTTGACAGATAAACCGGTTTGGTTTATACCGATCCGGTTCGGTTATTGTCGTAATTATAAGGCAGTGTAGATGAAATTTGGAGGAAAAGATTCTGACGCTGGTAGTGGTGAGTGGTGAGCACGGCCAAAAGGTATGGCTTGCTTACGATCACCGattcattcttcttttatttcgtTTAAGATTCTGATATTTTGGTCTAAAATTCTTCTTCgctcttttggattttggtttttaggggtttaaagtttgtttttttatgtgtttgagTCTCAGATCTAATTTGAAATCTCTTCACTGCGATAATGCTTTTTAGGTTTTGAATTGCTTAATTTTTCCATAATTCGGATTCGTTCGATTTGTTAGTCTGGAATTGAGGACTAGGGTTTTAGTGATTTAGCTTGATATGTGTGAAAAGCCTTATGCTTTTGGATGCCTTGCTTCtgaaattacattttttcagTTTCCTGTTTTAGTTATTGAATTCTATCGTGGAGGTGTATAATGAACCATGCTATTGTATATGATGAGCTAATCTTTCTTGTTTAGGCTTAGTTTCTGAGACTCAATTGGTAAATGCTAAACTTGGTTTCTATGATTTTGTAGGATTTTGGTATTGAAAAATGGCATCAAAATTGGTTCAACTTCAATCAAAGGCATGTCAGGCTTCAAAGTTTGTGGCCAAGCATGGGAATTCGTACTACAAGCAATTGTTGGAGCAGAACAAGCAATACATCCAAGAGCCTGCAACTATAGAGAAGTGCAGTGAATTGTCTAAACAATTGCTCTACACTCGTCTTGCTAGGTCAttaccattttcttctctctttatctcatGGACATATTTTCAATGGCCATGCTCAAACTATCTTTTATGTATACTTTTGAAACATTAATCTTTAGAGAATGCTGATGAAATGTGCAAGTTGAATTTGCATTACTCGCGAGTAGGTAGCCTTTTTTGCCTGAAAAAAATATGCTTGAGAATTTGTTATCCTCTAGTAGTTTTTGTCCTCGATGGAATTGAGCTTGTAAATATCCTTTGATTAGGATAATATATGTGCCTGTCTTGTTTTTCCTGTCTAGATAACACATTATAAGCACCACATTGTGTTTTGCTATCAGTTGAAGAGTTCGGCTTTCTGTGATACGCAATCTTGCGTCTATAGCTAATACTCTTCTTACTAACTACAGCATTCCCGGGCGCTACGAAACATTTAGGAAAGAAGTAGACTACGCAAAGAACTTATTGAAGAACAGAGCGAATCTGAAGGTGGAAGATGCAGGAATCGCTGCATTGTTTGGCTTAGAATGCTTTGCTTGGTTTTGCGCAGGTGAAATCGTCGGCAGAGGATTCACTTTCACCGGCTACTACCCTTGAAATTGAGACAACAAACAACCAGGTCGCCGGAATATTCTTCCTGACGCTTGTAACTCCCTCCATATGATTCCTCACTTGAACTATATATACTTCCTCGAATCCATttatattttcagttttttcctGAAACAGAAGTGTTGGAGctaagggaaaaaaaaacattttggtaaAGCTCTTAATAAGTTGAGAAAAATGCATTTGATacaagattcttctttagatatttattttatccaCAAAGTTTAATATCTGTTcacaatatttaaaacatcagagaattattttttttaatatattaagtGATTGTTAATTGTCGAATAACTTCAAAAATAGAggaatatttgaaaaaaatgttattttgaagaatttatgatattcacaagaaaatgatttttgagtaaaaaactgttatttttattttgtttgagaaactgATATCATAGTTGaagtaaaaatttaattttgcagctgataaattcaaaaatagaaatatataatacatttatTTGAGTGGACTTaagataaaatattgaattaaCTTCAAATCTCAGCGAGagaatattcaaaaaaataataataaaattttggtatgTGCGAGAAAGCAGGAAGACCAATGGGATCTTAAGGAGACCCAATTGGAATCTTTAGCCACAATTTCGAAACCTTAGCGAAGAAGACAACAACGATTTACGAGACGACGACGATGATGTTTCGCACTTCATTGATGCGTTTCGCGGCAGCTTTCTTCGCCATTGTCTTCGTCGTTCTCGTCGGTGTCGCTCGCAGTGAGGTTCGATTTGGTTCTgtgtttttctctgtttcccAAATTAGACGAAAGGAATCACATTCTTGTAGGCATTGACTTAATTGGAACCTTGCcaaaaatctgattttgaCAATGATGTTTTTGCTAATTTCACTTCACTTTATGTCTctgtgttttattgtttcttgcGGTAATTTCGAACAATGAATTGATTTTGTGTCTTGTTTGTTGCATCAAATTGTTACAGGAGTGTACAAGAACTTGCATTGCACAGAATTGTGACAGTAAGATTACAACTTTTCTGAAGTTTCCTTAGGTTTTTTAGCTTTTTAGCTGACTCACATGTATGTTTGTTTCAGCTCTTTCTATTCGATATGGGAAGTATTGTGGGATTGGACATTCTGGTTGTCCTGGTGAGGAGCCTTGTGATGATCTTGATGCTTGTTGTAAGATCCATGACCATTGTGTTGAGTTAAACGGTAATCAATCAAGAATACGCAAATCCCTTACTGCTGTGTTAAATATGGATCTGCACGAAAAGGTCTAGTTACCGTTCTTAGGTGTACTAGGAATTGGGATGTAGTTTTGGTATTATCATCTGGAAAGGTTTACACTGGCCAATATTGTATGCCCATTAGGTCTCTATAAACAGAGCTGAGATAAACTGGAAATTAGCTACAGAGTTAGTATGAATGTAAGTTGGCTTGATTAGTCCTTGGATTTGAGATTGTAGTCAATCTGGTCTGTCCGGTTTCTCTACACAAATTGTGTAATGCAGAGTGCTAAGATATCAAGTATGATAAATCTCTTAAGGCCTATAAGGCTCAGATGATCATAAGTAACTCTGCTGCTTTGATTCATTGTTCTTAAGCTATAGTTTCACTGATTCAAATGCTAAACTTTTGGTCTTGAGTTAACAAGGTTACGATGAAATAATCGCATTTTTGCTTCCTATTTGCAGGTATGACTAACATAAGCTGCCATAAGAAGTTCCAGCGATGCGTAAACAGGCTAAGCAAAGCGATAAAACagtctaaaaacaaaaaggttgGATTTTCCACAAAGTGCCCTTATTCAGTAGTCATACCTACGGTGAATCAAGGAATGGATATTGGAATCTTATTCAGTCAATTAGGTAATGATATGAAAACAGAGCTATGAGTTTTGCTTCTCATATACCCTGGTCTTGGGGGCATCACATTGGTGTTGGAACTAAAGCTTACCACAGAAAATTTGTTACTGATTGATGATTACCTTATTTATTGCAATTGCAAGTTGCTGATAGATTACATGTATGAAGCGATGGTACTACGTGAATCTGTACTATACACAATGCAAGTTTTGATCGGAAACTGTTCTCTATTCTTATGTTACACCATATCTCGATTTCAAGTTATGAATCATGATCAACCAAAGAAAGTGCAAAAACATTAGTTACAAGTagaatattatttgatttgtttaagtCATTAGTTACAATCATGATCTATATTGTAATAGTTCTGGATTATGTTCTATCCATCCATCAATGGCaaggtttgtttattttaattcaC
It encodes the following:
- the ASHR2 gene encoding ASH1-related protein 2 (ASH1-related protein 2 (ASHR2); CONTAINS InterPro DOMAIN/s: SET domain (InterPro:IPR001214); BEST Arabidopsis thaliana protein match is: SET domain protein 38 (TAIR:AT5G06620.1); Has 1728 Blast hits to 1706 proteins in 212 species: Archae - 0; Bacteria - 0; Metazoa - 745; Fungi - 362; Plants - 323; Viruses - 3; Other Eukaryotes - 295 (source: NCBI BLink).), yielding MINDGGAKPETLLRVAEIGGRGRSLVAAQSLRAGQVILRESPLLLYSAFPFLSSSVSPYCDHCFRLLASSAHQKCQSCSLVSFCSPNCFASHTPWLCESLRRLHQSSSSAFSDQPSDRQVQARFLLSAYNLAAASPSDFQILLSLQGSGSSNGDPSCSAGDSAAAGFLHSLLSSVCPSLPVSISPDLTAALLSKDKVNAFGLMEPCSVSNEKRSVRAYGIYPKTSFFNHDCLPNACRFDYVDSASDGNTDIIIRMIHDVPEGREVCLSYFPVNMNYSSRQKRLLEDYGFKCDCDRCKVEFSWSEGEEDENEIMEEMEDQDEQEEMEDSVDICVRRRIVLAL
- the ASHR2 gene encoding ASH1-related protein 2 (ASH1-related protein 2 (ASHR2); CONTAINS InterPro DOMAIN/s: SET domain (InterPro:IPR001214); BEST Arabidopsis thaliana protein match is: SET domain protein 38 (TAIR:AT5G06620.1); Has 1755 Blast hits to 1733 proteins in 213 species: Archae - 0; Bacteria - 0; Metazoa - 753; Fungi - 380; Plants - 323; Viruses - 3; Other Eukaryotes - 296 (source: NCBI BLink).) — protein: MINDGGAKPETLLRVAEIGGRGRSLVAAQSLRAGQVILRESPLLLYSAFPFLSSSVSPYCDHCFRLLASSAHQKCQSCSLVSFCSPNCFASHTPWLCESLRRLHQSSSSAFSDQPSDRQVQARFLLSAYNLAAASPSDFQILLSLQGSGSSNGDPSCSAGDSAAAGFLHSLLSSVCPSLPVSISPDLTAALLSKDKVNAFGLMEPCSVSNEKRSVRAYGIYPKTSFFNHDCLPNACRFDYVDSASDGNTDIIIRMIHDVPEGREVCLSYFPVNMNYSSRQKRLLEDYGFKCDCDRCKVEFSWSEGEEDENEIMEEMEDQDEQEEMEDSVGENEEEVCGNGVDDESNFPHAYFFVRYMCEKENCFGTLAPLPPKTHDASRVLECNVCGSVKEDEVGVNQ
- a CDS encoding Cysteine/Histidine-rich C1 domain family protein (Cysteine/Histidine-rich C1 domain family protein; INVOLVED IN: intracellular signaling pathway; EXPRESSED IN: 21 plant structures; EXPRESSED DURING: 13 growth stages; CONTAINS InterPro DOMAIN/s: Protein kinase C-like, phorbol ester/diacylglycerol binding (InterPro:IPR002219), DC1 (InterPro:IPR004146), C1-like (InterPro:IPR011424); BEST Arabidopsis thaliana protein match is: Cysteine/Histidine-rich C1 domain family protein (TAIR:AT5G37620.1); Has 1789 Blast hits to 656 proteins in 29 species: Archae - 0; Bacteria - 0; Metazoa - 13; Fungi - 0; Plants - 1744; Viruses - 0; Other Eukaryotes - 32 (source: NCBI BLink).), with translation MENFLALFNEGMDEEASRLEKLLPFHEHPLIPFTRFEFTKCKGCYSTDEDNTSFISKHPGCSYIYGGHRCNEPGCDVVFHEECAKPLPEIDHPYHPVHPLKLILLHTRVSNCSFCGEFFSVGYRCNKCDFQLDLICARRPALLVLAENSYLHEHPLQLSHEAHETLRDCKGCGHQHNSWKHFYTCHQCEFFISLDCIDHNSPEAYHTSHPQHPLKSLRYEVPGYADKKCLLCREEFDGIHRQLHHCGVCNFSICRSCMKNPPPVLVKSPRTHEHQLHLVPRRIDFTCNACGTLGDRSPYFCLQCNFMIHRECIDLPRVININRHDHRISYTPRLGHGDGKCRVCRKNVDGFYGAYSCSKCFDYFVHSRCATRRDVWDMIELEGTPEEEETAPFKVIDDNTIDHYGHKHNLRIYRGWNLPESVVCTACVFQICSEPFYACARKRCDFIIHEKCAKLPLKKRHVCHNQPLELSPNYGTYLLHRCSICRQLFTGFSYESKELRIDVRCATVTEPFEHKSHQHPLHYSTDHSKRCSECDGDGKLSCDDCEFGLCFKCAILPQKVMRHRYDDHPLFLSYGEMGVAGKYWCEACETTVNPEKWFYTCNECGITLHISCVIDTYAYSMPGALTWIGTFVSNHSICRPLCCVCNSRCKLPFVRTLPEDGADLYFCSLECEKKIYQERFEF